In one Candidatus Dependentiae bacterium genomic region, the following are encoded:
- a CDS encoding VWA domain-containing protein, protein MITFAYPWVLAIGFLSLIAWLFFAHLRKFAIVYRYSQPSTLAPHTQQLPAATKLLIVRSLFFATLVLLAARPQKIDEKSRVKVDGIDIILALDVSRSMIAIDDPRDPRSRIEIAKKEACSFINRRENDAIGLVIFAADALSLCPLTLDKKLLTELTSELLIGRVIDDTNTFIGSGLATAINRLRNSKAKSKVIVLITDGASAPTDPFDLNQAIEIANIFKIKVHTIGIGSSSEAYTKLPDGRIVRAAGDFQPDMRTLKKIADKTGGSCFEAKKTSELETIYKKIDELEKTNYETTLYARKDELFLWFAIPALLLFVIEFVLKILLWRMPI, encoded by the coding sequence ATGATTACATTTGCCTATCCGTGGGTATTGGCGATCGGCTTTTTATCATTAATTGCATGGTTATTTTTTGCACACCTTCGCAAATTTGCCATCGTATATCGCTACTCTCAGCCCTCAACTCTGGCCCCTCACACTCAGCAACTTCCTGCAGCAACAAAATTGCTTATTGTTCGCTCGTTATTTTTTGCAACACTTGTACTACTTGCAGCTCGTCCACAAAAAATAGATGAAAAATCTCGAGTAAAAGTAGATGGTATCGACATCATTCTTGCGTTAGACGTTTCCCGATCGATGATCGCTATCGATGACCCTCGCGACCCGCGCTCACGAATTGAAATAGCAAAAAAAGAAGCCTGCTCTTTTATCAATCGTCGAGAAAACGACGCCATTGGCTTAGTCATCTTTGCTGCTGACGCATTGTCTCTCTGCCCACTCACCCTAGACAAAAAGTTACTTACCGAACTTACCAGTGAACTTCTTATTGGCCGAGTAATTGATGACACAAACACTTTTATTGGATCGGGCCTTGCAACAGCGATCAACAGACTCAGAAATTCAAAAGCTAAAAGTAAAGTTATCGTCCTTATCACCGATGGAGCATCTGCTCCTACCGACCCATTTGATCTTAACCAAGCGATTGAAATTGCAAATATTTTTAAAATAAAAGTACATACAATCGGTATTGGAAGCTCATCTGAGGCATATACTAAATTGCCAGATGGCAGAATTGTTCGCGCTGCCGGAGACTTTCAGCCCGACATGAGAACCCTCAAAAAAATTGCCGATAAGACTGGTGGTTCATGCTTTGAAGCAAAAAAAACCAGCGAACTTGAAACCATTTATAAAAAAATTGATGAACTTGAAAAAACTAATTACGAAACAACCCTGTACGCACGCAAAGATGAATTGTTTTTGTGGTTTGCCATTCCCGCTCTCTTGCTTTTTGTTATTGAATTTGTTCTCAAAATTTTATTGTGGAGGATGCCAATTTGA
- a CDS encoding VWA domain-containing protein, whose product MFSANTITFGAPTYLPFILITGFCILLFYFLQFKRCSKWIESVSKKDTRNFLFTGLSSFHRTARFATITCFLLLFLISFIRPQWGKSENIVQREGRDVVVALDISRSMQGSDVLPTRLEAAKLKLKVLLSRLHCERMGLVLFSGSAFTQSPLTIDYDAFMSYLDQVDSEMIASGTTAIDKALLKSAKLFESDENSGTKIILLITDGEDFSSHLSEASEIIKSKNIQIIALGVGTEEGAPIPKKDRTGAIIGYEKTATGDLALSKLNIKRLQEITQKISGHCVASTLDDQDIDSVVEYIQKLEKKRFDDKKVSLHEERYPFFISAAAFFYALHSLI is encoded by the coding sequence ATGTTCAGCGCTAACACGATTACTTTTGGAGCACCAACCTATTTACCGTTTATTTTGATTACTGGATTTTGCATACTTCTTTTTTATTTTTTACAGTTCAAGCGATGTAGTAAATGGATCGAATCGGTCTCAAAAAAAGACACCCGAAATTTTCTTTTTACCGGACTTTCATCTTTTCATCGCACCGCACGGTTTGCAACAATTACCTGCTTTCTTCTTTTGTTTTTAATCAGCTTTATTCGCCCTCAGTGGGGAAAATCCGAAAATATTGTTCAGAGAGAGGGAAGAGACGTTGTTGTAGCCCTTGATATTTCTCGCAGCATGCAAGGAAGCGATGTTCTGCCAACCAGACTAGAAGCCGCCAAATTAAAACTGAAAGTCCTACTCTCTCGATTGCACTGCGAACGAATGGGGCTTGTACTCTTCTCGGGATCTGCATTCACCCAGTCGCCTCTGACAATCGATTATGATGCATTTATGTCATACCTTGATCAAGTAGATTCGGAAATGATCGCATCTGGAACAACCGCGATCGACAAAGCGCTCTTAAAAAGCGCAAAGCTCTTTGAATCAGACGAAAACAGTGGAACTAAAATTATTTTACTTATCACCGATGGCGAAGATTTTTCATCACACCTTTCTGAGGCGAGTGAAATAATAAAATCAAAAAACATTCAAATCATAGCTCTTGGAGTTGGGACCGAAGAAGGAGCGCCAATTCCTAAAAAAGATCGTACTGGAGCAATTATCGGATACGAAAAAACAGCCACAGGAGATCTTGCGCTTTCAAAGCTCAACATAAAACGGTTACAGGAAATAACGCAAAAAATATCTGGACACTGTGTTGCCTCAACTCTTGATGATCAAGACATTGACTCGGTTGTAGAATATATTCAAAAGCTCGAGAAAAAACGGTTTGATGATAAAAAAGTATCACTACACGAAGAACGATATCCGTTTTTTATCTCAGCTGCTGCGTTTTTTTACGCACTCCACTCATTAATTTAA